In the genome of Tautonia rosea, the window CGACCAGGATCAAGCGATTCTCCGGAGTCAACGCAATCACATTGACCGCATCGGCCAGGTGAACCACGTAGAAGTCATGAGCGATTCCCGAGCGGCGCGATCGGTACCGTTCCCGACGCAGTGTTATCAGCCAGTTCGATTCGAGGGTCGAGTCCCCCTCCGGCTCCCGGCTCCACGACGCCTGGGCCTGGGCTCGATCTCGCTGCGGCGGCTGGGGTTCGGTCGATGCGCTCATGGGTGGGCCTCGTCGCTAGGGTCGTCGTACGATAGCCGATCCCTGACCCATTCGGGAGCCTCAACCAAGCAGGACCTCCTCGATCACACTCGCCACACCGTCGGCTTCAAACGTCGGCGCCACAAGATCGGCGGCCTGCCGAACTGCTTCGGGGGCCTGACCCATCGCCACACCGAGCCCGGCCCCTTCGATCATCGGCAGGTCGTTCACGTCATCGCCGACCGCCACGATCTCCGACGGGTCGATTCCCCAACGGTCGGCCAGGTGCAGGACAGCCGACCACTTGCTCGCCTCCGTGTTCAACACCTCGCACATCGTTCCCGAATAGGCCGATGTATGCAGCACGAAGGTCCTCAGGATCGCGGGCGCCGCTTCGATCAGGGCCGCCTCGACCTCCAGCATGGCCTCCCGCTCCCCCACGGCAAACAGGTGGAAGTGATCCCCTTGATCGGGCCGGGTCATCCAGTCCGGATCGACCAGAGCGTACGGTCCGTTTCGCTCGACGTACTCATCGAACAGGACCCGTCCGGTCGGACGGGCGGGGATGAGGAAGTCCGGAGGCGTTTCCTCGTGATCGACGATCGAGACGGCCGGCTCTCCCAGGCGTCGCAAGACCTCCAGCACGGCTCGGGTCAGCTCCAATCCCAGGTCAGCCCGCCAGAGGGTCGCGTGGCTGCGCGTTTCCTTGACCAGGGCCCCCGAGTTACACACAACCGGCGCATCAAGGCCCAGTTGTCGAGCGATCGGCAAGGCTCTTCGATAGCGTCTGCCGGTGCAAAGGACCGGTTGAATTCCCGCCGCCGCCGCCCGAGCCACCGCTGCTGCCGTCCGGGGCCGCAAGACGCCATCCTTGCCAATCAGGGTGCCGTCCACATCGAGCGCCAGCAGCTTGTACGAGGGCATGGTCCGACTCTTCGGGACGATGGGGAGAAGCGACTTCGGCCGGTTGAGCGATGCAACCATCGTAGGCCGACGGTCCCTTACCGGCAATCACAGCACCCTGCTTCTCCCTCTCCGTTCCAGTTCGAGCGTATGATAGGTCCCAACGAGCGACTCTCCCGACCCTTCTCGGAGCCTCCGACGATGACCCTCGCGAGCCTCTTCACGATCCCCGTCGCCGCCGCGCTGCTACTCATCGCCCCATCGGGAGCCGAAACTCCGCCACCGGCCGACCTGTTCGATCGCGGGAATCTCGTCGCCTGGTGCATCGTTCCGTTCGACGCCTCCCAGCGAGGCCCCAAGGAGCGGGCCGCGATGCTCGACCGCCTTGAGCTTCGTCGCCTTGCTTACGACTGGCGGGCCGAACACCTCCCGACCTTCGAGGAGGAGTTGAACACCCTCGACCGCCACGGAATCGAGCTGACCGCCCTCTGGTTCCCGACCTCGCTCGACGACACCGCCCGGTTCTTCCTCGACACCCTTGCCGAGCACCAGCTCACCCCCCAGCTCTGGGTGACCGGTGGAGGCGAGCCGACCACCTCTCCCGAAGACCAGGCCGCCCGCCTTGCCGCCGAGGCCGATCGCATTCGCCCCATTGCCGAGGCCGCCGCCGAGATCGGATGCACCGTGGCCCTCTATAATCACGGCGGGTGGTTCGGCGAGCCCGAAAACCAGGTCGCCATCATCAAGGCCCTCGACCTGCCGAACGTCGGGATCGTGTACAACTTGCATCACGGTCACCCGCACCTCGACCGCTTTCCCACCTTGCTTGAAACGATGAAACCCCATCTGCTCGCCTTAAACCTCAACG includes:
- a CDS encoding Cof-type HAD-IIB family hydrolase translates to MPSYKLLALDVDGTLIGKDGVLRPRTAAAVARAAAAGIQPVLCTGRRYRRALPIARQLGLDAPVVCNSGALVKETRSHATLWRADLGLELTRAVLEVLRRLGEPAVSIVDHEETPPDFLIPARPTGRVLFDEYVERNGPYALVDPDWMTRPDQGDHFHLFAVGEREAMLEVEAALIEAAPAILRTFVLHTSAYSGTMCEVLNTEASKWSAVLHLADRWGIDPSEIVAVGDDVNDLPMIEGAGLGVAMGQAPEAVRQAADLVAPTFEADGVASVIEEVLLG
- a CDS encoding sugar phosphate isomerase/epimerase family protein, whose protein sequence is MTLASLFTIPVAAALLLIAPSGAETPPPADLFDRGNLVAWCIVPFDASQRGPKERAAMLDRLELRRLAYDWRAEHLPTFEEELNTLDRHGIELTALWFPTSLDDTARFFLDTLAEHQLTPQLWVTGGGEPTTSPEDQAARLAAEADRIRPIAEAAAEIGCTVALYNHGGWFGEPENQVAIIKALDLPNVGIVYNLHHGHPHLDRFPTLLETMKPHLLALNLNGMDRDGEAKGRKILVIGEGEEDARLLQTIRSSGWSGPIGILDHVPEADAEVQLRANLDGLTRLLESIDENH